A single window of Aphidius gifuensis isolate YNYX2018 linkage group LG1, ASM1490517v1, whole genome shotgun sequence DNA harbors:
- the LOC122861019 gene encoding muscarinic acetylcholine receptor DM1, which translates to MNATNATSTDICNGADANAAAEYEIWEKILISLFAIGLSLVTVIGNSMVMIAIRIDKQLRTISNYFLFSLAVADFAIGLISMPLFTVYTVLGYWPFGAVICDTWLALDYLASNASVLNLLIISFDRFFSVTRPLTYRAKRTKQKASMAIALAWTFSILLWPPWIYAWPYIEGQRTVPSDECYIQFIETNHYITFGTAIAAFYIPVTIMMLLYWRIWRETEKRIKDLSHLQEGKQDASKRSNSSDEALDMNERRGRSESSTGVNDTNFPQSYLEKRFPDYHNHKPLSWTGLKMWCIAWWHSGREDDDDDDETGGPEVSRTVYPGYDETLTPVSADTPFTSDIPSECSRSQKITGDPVYTIVIRLPPSEAPSIKMYDDVVSIQDVQNNGVTRGVNDIDDNNYNKIISRRMGSVSSTTTTTIIRRPSAIQDMKLPLNNKNIQKPTTSGVIKIIKNPVKKKKRTQDKKAAKILSAILSAFVITWTPYNILVLLKPLTRACVVQIPQELWSFFYYLCYINSTINPVCYALCNANFRRTYIRILKCKWHRNISRENYCPQPKRKEEKW; encoded by the exons ATGAACGCAACTAATGCTACAAGTACAGATATTTGTAATGGTGCAGATGCAAATGCAGCAGCTGAATATGAAATAtgggaaaaaatattaataagttTATTTGCAATTGGTTTAAGTCTTGTAACTGTTATTGGTAATTCAATGGTTATGATTGCAATTagaattgataaacaattacgtacaatatcaaattattttctattcagTCTTGCTGTTGCTGATTTTGCAATTGGTTTAATATCAATGCCATTATTTACTGTTTATACTGTACTTGGTTATTGGCCATTTGGTGCTGTTATATGTGATACATGGCTTGCATTGGATTATTTAGCAAGTAATGCATCTGTACttaatttacttattattagttttgatagatttttttcaGTAACAAGACCATTAACATACCGTGCCAAAAGAACCAAACAAAAAGCCAGCATGGCTATTG cATTAGCATGGAccttttcaatattattatggcCACCATGGATTTATGCATGGCCATATATTGAAGGACAAAGAACAGTACCATCAGATGAAtgttatatacaatttattgagACAAATCATTACATTACATTTGGTACAGCAATTGCTGCATTTTATATACCAGTTACAATAATGATGTTACTTTATTGGCGTATATGGAGAGAAACAGAAAAACGTATCAAAGATTTATCACATTTACAAGAGGGTAAACAAGATGCAAGTAAAAGAAGTAATTCAAGTGATGAAGCATTGGATATGAATGAAAGAAGAGGTAGAAGTGAATCAAGTACTGGTGTTAATGATACTAATTTTCCACAATCATATTTAGAAAAACGTTTTCCAGATTATCACAAT caTAAACCATTGTCTTGGACGGGTTTAAAAATGTGGTGTATTGCGTGGTGGCATAGTGGTCGTgaagacgatgatgatgatgatgaaactgGTGGTCCCGAAGTAAGTAGAACTGTTTATCCAGGATACGATGAAACTTTAACACCAGTATCAGCTGATACACCATTTACAAGTGATATACCATCAGAATGTAGTAGAAGTCAAAAAATAACTGGTGATCcg GTTTATACAATTGTTATAAGATTACCACCAAGTGAAGCACCAAGTATTAAAATGTATGATGATGTTGTATCAATACAAGATGTACAAAATAATGGTGTAACACGTGGTGTTAATGACatcgatgataataattataacaaaataatatcacGACGTATGGGTTCAGTATCaagtacaacaacaacaacaataatacgTAGACCATCAGCAATACAAGATATGAAATtaccattaaataataaaaatatacaaaaaccaACAACATCtggtgttattaaaattattaaaaatccagttaaaaaaaaaaaacgtacacaagataaaaaagcagctaaaatattatcagcaATATTATCAGCATTTGTTATAACATGGACACCATATAATatacttgttttattaaaaccaTTAACAAGAGCATGTGTTGTACAAATACCACAAGAATTAtggtcatttttttattatttatgttatattAATAGCACTATTAATCCAGTATGTTATGCATTGTGTAATGCTAATTTTAGAAGAACTTATATAAGAATTCTCAAATGCAAATGGCACAGAAATATATCAAGAGAAAATTATTGTCCTCA accaaaaagaaaagaagaaaaatggTGA